Proteins encoded within one genomic window of Streptomyces kaniharaensis:
- a CDS encoding LysR family transcriptional regulator translates to MELRQLRCFVAVAEELHFGRAAEKLLLGQPAVSQQVRRLERELKVELFDRSPRYVRLTPAGEHFLPAARDVLAAEDAARALAADLAAPAVLRLGTVTGLGERLDLILDTYQRRAPGVRVELHSTPVRERLARLADGRLDAAFVRGAIAGSSADLRFLPVWQDELVLALPARHALADQPEIELAELAALPLRLTERRNHPALVDLVMDACAQAGFRPILGPAHSTLQDTLASIGTGTPMWTVVYAANARMMNARRIAFRPCRTPLALPTSIAVRRSAPLPRLLLEACRQTTPTWDDQDS, encoded by the coding sequence ATGGAGCTACGGCAGCTGCGCTGCTTCGTCGCCGTCGCCGAGGAACTGCACTTCGGCCGGGCCGCCGAGAAGCTGCTGCTCGGCCAGCCCGCCGTGAGCCAGCAGGTCCGGCGTCTGGAGCGGGAGTTGAAGGTCGAGTTGTTCGACCGCTCGCCCCGGTACGTCCGGCTGACCCCGGCCGGTGAGCACTTCCTGCCCGCCGCCAGGGACGTACTGGCCGCCGAGGACGCCGCCCGCGCCCTCGCCGCCGATCTGGCCGCACCCGCCGTGCTCCGGCTCGGCACCGTCACCGGGCTCGGTGAGAGGCTCGACCTGATCCTGGACACCTACCAGCGACGGGCCCCCGGCGTGCGCGTCGAACTTCATTCCACCCCGGTACGGGAACGGCTCGCCCGGCTGGCGGACGGCCGCCTCGACGCCGCCTTCGTGCGCGGTGCCATCGCCGGGAGCAGCGCCGATCTCCGTTTCCTGCCCGTCTGGCAGGACGAGTTGGTGCTCGCGCTGCCCGCCCGGCACGCCCTCGCCGACCAGCCCGAGATCGAACTCGCGGAACTCGCCGCCCTGCCACTCCGGCTGACCGAACGCCGCAACCACCCGGCGCTGGTGGACCTGGTGATGGACGCCTGCGCGCAGGCCGGCTTCCGGCCGATCCTCGGCCCGGCCCACAGCACCCTGCAGGACACCCTGGCCTCGATCGGCACCGGAACCCCGATGTGGACGGTGGTGTACGCCGCCAACGCCCGCATGATGAACGCCCGCCGGATCGCCTTCCGCCCCTGCCGAACCCCGCTGGCCCTGCCGACCTCGATCGCCGTACGGCGCTCCGCCCCGCTTCCCCGGCTGCTCCTGGAAGCCTGCCGCCAGACGACCCCGACCTGGGACGATCAGGATTCGTGA
- the dmpI gene encoding 4-oxalocrotonate tautomerase DmpI, producing the protein MPIVTIQQGPREVEQKRQLVKKVTDAFVEALEVPAESVFVWIQEYPAENWGAAGKLTADR; encoded by the coding sequence ATGCCGATCGTCACCATCCAGCAGGGCCCGCGCGAGGTCGAGCAGAAGCGCCAGCTGGTCAAGAAGGTCACCGACGCCTTCGTGGAGGCACTTGAGGTGCCCGCCGAGAGTGTGTTCGTGTGGATCCAGGAGTACCCGGCAGAGAACTGGGGCGCGGCCGGCAAGCTCACCGCGGATCGGTAG
- a CDS encoding ABC transporter substrate-binding protein → MSHLSRRDLLRASGAGLLALATGSALAACGYSGSGSASGGDADTGTVTVWSWATAAAALRGVVPAFEKDNPGIKVDVQDIGNPAIWDKITVGLAAGGQGLGDVLHIGCDYLPGYLEKFPGGLANLSEYGADSYKDKFAKGLWPVVTGKDGHAYALPWEVNPLGFFYRKDYFDKAGIDPAGLATWDDLVAAADRFKAANPGISLIGINKAANPDPDLDFLQSLMQLQGAFYFDLQGRITFGSEPDVRALATVKRLDDAGLIADAPGDQGWATLMKAGRLAVAPMPAWAAHYLETKFADQSGNWRLTKPPAVIAGGKRTALVNSTHLAVAASSPRRRAAWKFVEYALTRTASVNSMFTAGGVFPALTEAYADPMYSAPSTFYGGQPVLRTFADLAVDGGDPTNYSGDYARALKLASDAQTKVFLKGGDPAAVLQDAAKQLAQQTGRSTA, encoded by the coding sequence ATGTCACACCTTTCACGTCGTGATCTGCTCCGCGCCTCTGGGGCCGGCCTGCTGGCCCTGGCCACGGGCAGCGCTCTCGCGGCCTGCGGCTACTCCGGCTCCGGGAGCGCCTCGGGCGGGGACGCCGACACCGGCACGGTCACCGTCTGGTCCTGGGCCACGGCCGCCGCCGCTCTGCGCGGGGTCGTCCCGGCGTTCGAGAAGGACAACCCGGGCATCAAGGTCGACGTCCAGGACATCGGCAACCCGGCCATCTGGGACAAGATCACCGTGGGCCTCGCGGCCGGCGGCCAGGGCCTCGGCGACGTCCTGCACATCGGCTGCGACTACCTGCCCGGCTACCTGGAGAAGTTCCCCGGCGGCCTGGCCAACCTCTCCGAGTACGGCGCCGACTCCTACAAGGACAAGTTCGCCAAGGGCCTGTGGCCGGTTGTCACCGGCAAGGACGGCCATGCCTACGCGCTGCCCTGGGAGGTCAACCCGCTCGGCTTCTTCTACCGCAAGGACTACTTCGACAAGGCCGGGATCGACCCCGCCGGCCTCGCCACCTGGGACGACCTGGTCGCGGCCGCCGACCGGTTCAAGGCCGCCAACCCCGGCATCTCCCTCATCGGCATCAACAAGGCCGCCAACCCCGACCCCGACCTGGACTTCCTGCAGTCCCTGATGCAGCTCCAGGGCGCGTTCTACTTCGACCTCCAGGGCAGAATCACCTTCGGCTCGGAGCCGGACGTCCGCGCCCTCGCCACCGTCAAGCGGCTGGACGACGCCGGGCTGATCGCGGACGCCCCCGGAGACCAGGGCTGGGCCACCCTGATGAAGGCCGGCAGGCTCGCCGTCGCCCCGATGCCCGCCTGGGCCGCGCACTACCTGGAGACCAAGTTCGCCGACCAGAGCGGCAACTGGCGGCTCACCAAGCCCCCTGCCGTCATCGCCGGCGGCAAGCGCACCGCCCTGGTCAACTCCACCCACCTCGCCGTCGCCGCCTCCAGCCCGCGCCGCCGCGCCGCCTGGAAGTTCGTCGAGTACGCGCTCACCCGCACCGCCTCCGTGAACAGCATGTTCACCGCCGGCGGCGTCTTCCCCGCCCTCACCGAGGCCTACGCCGACCCGATGTACTCCGCGCCGAGCACCTTCTACGGCGGCCAGCCCGTCCTGAGGACCTTCGCCGACCTGGCCGTCGACGGCGGCGACCCCACCAACTACTCCGGCGACTACGCCCGTGCCCTCAAGCTCGCCAGCGACGCCCAGACCAAGGTCTTCCTCAAGGGCGGCGACCCGGCCGCCGTCCTCCAGGACGCCGCCAAGCAACTCGCCCAGCAGACCGGACGCAGCACCGCATGA
- a CDS encoding ATP-binding protein, translated as MPGMLEKSPTPASEYSCWLPMHRKSVGVARGLLRSFLADRPDGELFVETGELVLSELVTNAVLHAKTPSGRLIYIQFELHPDALRVEVHDADATRPTARPSTEHDEAGRGLWLVSQLAARWGCCPRAGGIGKAMWALVGGGQ; from the coding sequence ATGCCCGGAATGCTGGAGAAGTCGCCAACCCCCGCAAGCGAGTACTCGTGCTGGCTGCCCATGCACCGAAAGTCCGTCGGGGTGGCCAGAGGGCTGCTCCGTTCCTTCCTCGCCGACCGTCCGGACGGCGAACTGTTCGTTGAAACCGGCGAGTTGGTGCTCAGCGAGCTCGTCACCAACGCGGTCCTCCACGCCAAGACCCCGTCCGGGCGGCTCATCTACATCCAGTTCGAACTCCACCCCGACGCCCTCCGCGTCGAAGTCCACGACGCCGACGCCACCCGACCCACGGCGCGCCCCTCCACCGAACACGACGAGGCCGGTCGTGGGCTCTGGTTGGTCTCCCAGCTCGCTGCCCGCTGGGGCTGCTGCCCCCGCGCGGGTGGCATCGGCAAGGCCATGTGGGCGCTGGTCGGAGGCGGGCAGTGA
- the lysA gene encoding diaminopimelate decarboxylase, whose product MTQLTAPPASTAAVGAHDALGSPWPASARPGPGGDLLVGGVGLAESAERFGTPLYVLDEAEVRARARAYRRALPHADVLYAAKAFLCSAMADWVAEEGLGLDVCSSGELWLAVSAGFPAQRILLHGNAKSPAELRLARRLRVGRIVIDGPAEIARLAALVAADTPQKVLVRVVPGIAAGHHAAVRTGVGGQKFGFPIDGGDAAHAIARVLDQPGLELVGLHCHLGSQITEVGPYLEAVDALVRLMVEVRDRHGVELPELDLGGGHGIRYLPGDEELGLAEFAVRVTDRLAVRCAESDLEVPRLLVEPGRAVAGPAGVAVYRVLSVKHGSDGRCFAAVDGGMSDNPRPALYGSPYSVRLVGRRSEAGAARVDVVGRHCEAGDVLVRDAVLPADLRPGDLLAVPAAGAYQLSMASGYNLVGRPAVAAVRDGRARLLIRRETVEDFRLREVGR is encoded by the coding sequence ATGACCCAGCTGACCGCCCCTCCCGCCTCGACCGCTGCCGTCGGTGCGCACGACGCGCTCGGCTCGCCCTGGCCGGCCTCGGCGCGGCCCGGCCCGGGCGGGGACCTGCTGGTCGGCGGGGTGGGCCTGGCGGAGTCCGCCGAGCGGTTCGGCACGCCCCTGTACGTCCTGGACGAGGCCGAGGTGCGGGCCCGCGCCCGCGCGTACCGGCGGGCGCTGCCCCACGCCGACGTGCTGTACGCGGCCAAGGCCTTCCTGTGCAGCGCGATGGCCGACTGGGTGGCCGAGGAGGGCCTGGGCCTGGACGTCTGCTCCTCCGGTGAGCTGTGGCTGGCCGTCTCGGCCGGGTTCCCGGCGCAGCGGATCCTGCTGCACGGCAACGCCAAGTCCCCGGCGGAGCTGCGACTGGCCCGGCGGCTGCGGGTGGGCCGGATCGTCATCGACGGCCCGGCGGAGATCGCCCGGCTGGCCGCGCTGGTGGCCGCCGACACCCCGCAGAAGGTGCTGGTCCGGGTCGTGCCCGGGATCGCGGCCGGCCATCACGCGGCGGTACGGACGGGCGTCGGCGGCCAGAAGTTCGGCTTCCCGATCGACGGCGGTGACGCGGCCCACGCGATCGCCCGGGTGCTCGACCAGCCCGGACTCGAACTGGTGGGACTGCACTGCCACTTGGGCTCGCAGATCACCGAGGTCGGGCCGTACCTGGAGGCGGTGGACGCGCTGGTGCGGCTGATGGTCGAGGTGCGCGACCGGCACGGTGTCGAGCTGCCCGAGCTGGACCTCGGCGGCGGCCACGGCATCCGCTACCTGCCGGGCGATGAGGAGTTGGGTCTCGCCGAGTTCGCCGTCCGGGTGACCGACCGGCTGGCGGTGCGCTGCGCGGAGTCGGATCTGGAGGTGCCACGCCTGCTGGTCGAGCCGGGCCGCGCGGTGGCCGGGCCGGCGGGGGTGGCGGTGTACCGGGTGCTGTCGGTGAAGCATGGTTCGGACGGCCGCTGCTTCGCGGCGGTGGACGGCGGGATGAGCGACAACCCGCGCCCGGCGCTGTACGGATCGCCGTACAGCGTGCGGTTGGTGGGGCGGAGGTCGGAGGCGGGTGCGGCCCGGGTGGACGTGGTCGGTCGCCACTGCGAGGCCGGGGACGTGCTGGTCCGCGACGCCGTCCTGCCCGCCGACCTGCGCCCGGGCGATCTGCTGGCCGTGCCGGCGGCCGGGGCGTATCAGCTGTCGATGGCGTCGGGCTACAACCTGGTCGGCCGCCCGGCCGTGGCTGCGGTGCGGGACGGTCGCGCCCGGCTGCTGATCCGGCGTGAGACGGTCGAGGACTTCCGCCTGCGCGAGGTCGGGCGCTGA
- a CDS encoding DUF397 domain-containing protein, with protein MDTERGTAWRKSTFSGDQGNCVEVADGFADLVPVRDSKDPNGPALVFPADAWTAFVTGIKTGQFPNA; from the coding sequence ATGGACACCGAACGGGGCACGGCGTGGCGGAAGAGCACGTTCAGCGGCGACCAGGGAAACTGCGTTGAGGTAGCCGACGGCTTCGCCGACCTCGTCCCGGTCCGGGACTCGAAGGACCCCAACGGCCCTGCTCTGGTCTTCCCCGCCGACGCATGGACTGCGTTCGTCACCGGCATCAAGACCGGCCAGTTCCCCAACGCCTGA
- a CDS encoding carbohydrate ABC transporter permease, with the protein MNPDKSSHLKELRGWPLTFLLAGVTGLSVGPFYWLVIAATRKDTEIFDWPPKLLPGGDLGDNLDRLQRRIGLLRVVGNSLLVAGVQTVGALVVALLAGYAFAKFRFRGRTLLFALLLSTLVVPEQVMLVPLFKMMTDLGLLDTYQAIILPGLCVPFAVFLMRQSLTSLPDELLDAARVDGAGELRVLWNVVVPVMRPVLAALAIFLFLGSWNQFVWPLVALRSPDMHTLPVALATLHGNQSTTDYGAILSGTALSTLPMMALFLLLQRQFISGLLAGATKG; encoded by the coding sequence GTGAACCCCGACAAGTCGTCGCACCTCAAGGAGCTGCGGGGCTGGCCGCTGACCTTCCTCCTGGCCGGCGTCACCGGCCTGTCCGTCGGCCCCTTCTACTGGCTGGTGATCGCCGCCACCCGCAAGGACACGGAGATCTTCGACTGGCCGCCGAAGCTGCTGCCCGGCGGCGACCTCGGCGACAACCTCGACCGCCTCCAGCGCCGGATCGGTCTGCTCAGGGTGGTCGGAAACTCCCTGCTGGTGGCGGGAGTCCAGACGGTCGGCGCGCTGGTCGTCGCGCTGCTGGCCGGGTACGCCTTCGCCAAGTTCCGCTTCCGCGGCCGTACCCTGCTGTTCGCGCTGCTGCTCTCCACCCTCGTGGTGCCCGAACAGGTCATGCTGGTACCGCTGTTCAAGATGATGACGGACCTCGGCCTGCTCGACACCTACCAGGCCATCATCCTGCCCGGCCTGTGCGTGCCCTTCGCCGTCTTTCTGATGCGGCAGTCGCTCACCAGCCTGCCCGACGAACTCCTGGACGCCGCCCGGGTCGACGGCGCGGGCGAGCTCCGGGTGCTGTGGAACGTCGTCGTGCCGGTCATGCGGCCGGTGCTGGCAGCCCTGGCGATCTTCCTCTTCCTGGGTTCCTGGAACCAGTTCGTCTGGCCGCTGGTCGCCCTGCGCAGCCCCGACATGCACACCCTGCCCGTCGCCCTCGCGACCCTGCACGGCAACCAGAGCACCACCGACTACGGCGCGATTCTCTCCGGCACCGCGCTGTCCACCCTGCCCATGATGGCCCTGTTCCTGCTCCTCCAGCGGCAGTTCATCTCCGGCCTGCTGGCCGGTGCGACGAAAGGCTGA
- a CDS encoding DinB family protein produces MASELERPPLQADERTALVGWLDLQRQILRWKCEGLDDEDAHRSVIPTSPAMTMAGLVSHMRWTEHIWLEVLFLGGDKKQNPSCDESSDDADWHTDGRPLAELLAEYEAQCARSNEIVAAASLDDVGRHPDFRAGSANLRWMLIHLVEETGRHAGHADIVRELLDGTKGYY; encoded by the coding sequence ATGGCATCGGAACTGGAACGCCCCCCGCTCCAAGCGGACGAACGGACCGCGCTCGTAGGCTGGTTGGACCTGCAGCGGCAGATCTTGCGCTGGAAGTGCGAGGGGCTGGACGACGAGGACGCGCACCGCTCGGTCATCCCGACCTCACCAGCCATGACGATGGCCGGTCTCGTCTCCCATATGCGCTGGACCGAGCACATATGGCTGGAGGTGTTGTTCCTCGGCGGTGACAAGAAGCAGAACCCGTCGTGCGACGAGTCGAGCGACGACGCCGACTGGCACACCGACGGTCGCCCCCTCGCCGAGCTCCTCGCGGAGTACGAGGCCCAGTGTGCCCGCAGCAACGAGATCGTCGCCGCGGCCTCCCTGGACGATGTCGGCCGCCACCCCGACTTCCGCGCCGGCAGCGCCAACCTCCGTTGGATGCTGATCCACCTTGTCGAGGAGACCGGGCGGCACGCGGGGCACGCGGACATCGTCCGGGAGCTTCTCGACGGCACGAAGGGGTACTACTAG
- a CDS encoding glycoside hydrolase family 36 protein has product MTDIWEPHAPAAVGDLRPLHAEGLDLRVSGAATARAAGDGLVEVTAAGDGDVRIEWRVPCVDATAFWTPEPRGTGRLPAAWSAPRRTGLAGGAPIAALVGTGDVAICAFAAERPDVLAGAGVVEETGDFRFWAQAAGRLTVRIDTSRRHYAACLADLAAWWRTGREAHIPEAARRPAYSTWYSMHQDVSPKAVETQAALGKELGMDVVIVDDGWMTADRTRGYAHCGDWEPVSLPDTAAHVRRVHDLGMRYVLWYALPFIGRDSAAFERIGRFALADAAHMGAIVADPRYPEVREFLTGKLARAVEEWGMDGLKVDFVDWFAHPEAPAAGPEADCESVDEGVERLLAGIRRRITAADPEAMIEHRQPYVSPGLWPYVTMIRATDCPLSPHENRQRTIDVRLAAGPVPVHSDMLMWHPAEPPEQIACHLINVLFAVPQISVDLAAQRPEQREAIAFWLGVFREHTGTLQLGDLRPARPDLGYPMVTATGGATAAVARYAALPVDASGEHWRTLLVANADADPDVRLTGGSGTAEATVQDARGRIVRQGAVELGRDGVIPVPRGGLLTLRRP; this is encoded by the coding sequence ATGACCGACATCTGGGAGCCGCACGCCCCCGCCGCCGTCGGCGACCTGCGCCCGCTCCACGCCGAGGGCCTGGACCTGCGGGTCAGCGGCGCGGCGACGGCCCGCGCGGCGGGTGACGGCCTCGTCGAGGTGACCGCGGCCGGCGACGGCGACGTCCGGATCGAGTGGCGGGTGCCCTGCGTCGACGCCACCGCCTTCTGGACGCCCGAACCGCGCGGCACCGGCCGGCTGCCCGCCGCCTGGAGCGCCCCGCGCCGCACCGGCCTCGCGGGCGGCGCCCCGATCGCCGCCCTGGTCGGCACCGGCGACGTCGCGATCTGCGCCTTCGCCGCCGAGCGCCCCGACGTGCTGGCCGGCGCCGGGGTGGTCGAGGAGACCGGCGACTTCCGGTTCTGGGCCCAGGCCGCCGGCCGGCTCACCGTCCGCATCGACACCTCGCGCCGCCACTACGCCGCCTGCCTCGCCGACCTCGCCGCCTGGTGGCGCACCGGCCGCGAGGCCCACATCCCCGAGGCGGCCCGCCGACCCGCCTACTCCACCTGGTACTCGATGCACCAGGACGTCTCGCCGAAGGCCGTCGAGACGCAGGCCGCGCTCGGCAAGGAACTCGGCATGGACGTCGTCATCGTCGACGACGGCTGGATGACCGCCGACCGCACCCGCGGCTACGCGCACTGCGGCGACTGGGAGCCCGTCTCCCTCCCGGACACCGCCGCCCACGTGCGACGCGTCCACGACCTCGGCATGCGGTACGTGCTCTGGTACGCACTCCCGTTCATCGGCAGGGACAGCGCGGCCTTCGAGCGGATCGGCCGGTTCGCGCTCGCCGACGCCGCCCACATGGGCGCGATCGTCGCCGACCCCCGCTACCCCGAGGTCCGCGAGTTCCTGACCGGCAAGCTCGCCCGGGCCGTCGAGGAGTGGGGCATGGACGGGCTCAAGGTCGACTTCGTCGACTGGTTCGCCCACCCCGAAGCGCCGGCCGCCGGTCCCGAGGCGGACTGCGAGAGCGTCGACGAGGGCGTCGAGCGGCTGCTGGCAGGGATCCGCCGACGGATCACCGCGGCCGACCCGGAGGCGATGATCGAGCACCGCCAGCCGTACGTCAGCCCCGGCCTGTGGCCGTACGTCACCATGATCCGGGCCACCGACTGCCCGCTCAGCCCGCACGAGAACCGGCAGCGCACCATCGACGTGCGGCTCGCCGCCGGGCCCGTCCCGGTCCACTCCGACATGCTGATGTGGCACCCGGCCGAGCCGCCCGAGCAGATCGCCTGCCACCTGATCAACGTGCTGTTCGCCGTCCCGCAGATCTCCGTCGACCTCGCCGCGCAGCGCCCGGAGCAGCGCGAGGCGATCGCGTTCTGGCTCGGTGTCTTCCGTGAGCACACTGGCACCCTGCAACTCGGCGACCTGCGCCCGGCCCGGCCGGACCTCGGCTACCCGATGGTCACCGCCACCGGCGGCGCCACCGCCGCGGTCGCCCGGTACGCGGCGCTGCCGGTGGACGCCTCCGGCGAGCACTGGCGCACCCTGCTGGTCGCCAACGCCGACGCCGACCCGGACGTCCGGCTGACCGGCGGCAGCGGCACCGCCGAGGCCACCGTCCAGGACGCCCGAGGGCGTATCGTCCGGCAGGGCGCGGTCGAGCTCGGCCGGGACGGCGTGATCCCCGTACCGCGCGGCGGGCTGCTGACCCTGCGCCGCCCGTGA
- a CDS encoding helix-turn-helix domain-containing protein, which yields MLLAYLFVQHDPAKCICSLRSDVTKPLPPRQTVARRQSATRGGRSVAATPTVRRRMLGAELRRIREGLNLKVDDVAARLSWHQSKVSRLENGRHGVRANEVGILLDVYEVTDPATREALATLAREGKRRVWWQPYSDVISQRYASFISFEAEAVSIRNFESALIPGLLQTADYARAVIRGLRPEAAPEVINALVDVRLARQNAALRREEPLKLWAIVDEAALRRVVGSKAVMAKQLQQLVTASKEPHITLQVVPFEAGAHPGVLGSFVILEFPVRNDLDVVYTEAMTSSLYLERDDDVTAHDQAFDRLRAAALDVGPSRRLIARIAKEIE from the coding sequence ATGCTCCTTGCCTACCTCTTCGTGCAACACGATCCAGCAAAGTGCATATGCTCTTTGAGATCTGATGTGACGAAACCACTTCCGCCACGCCAGACTGTGGCTCGACGACAGAGCGCGACGAGGGGAGGTCGGAGCGTGGCCGCAACACCGACGGTGCGCCGCCGAATGCTGGGTGCGGAACTGCGGAGGATCCGGGAGGGACTCAACCTCAAGGTCGACGACGTAGCAGCCCGGCTCAGTTGGCACCAGTCCAAGGTCAGCCGGCTGGAGAACGGCCGCCATGGCGTGCGGGCGAACGAGGTCGGGATACTGCTCGACGTCTACGAAGTCACTGACCCAGCAACCCGGGAAGCGCTTGCAACGCTGGCGCGCGAGGGCAAGCGCCGGGTGTGGTGGCAGCCGTACTCCGATGTGATCTCACAGCGATACGCCTCGTTCATCAGCTTCGAGGCGGAGGCCGTGTCGATCCGGAACTTCGAGTCGGCGCTCATCCCAGGACTACTCCAGACCGCCGACTACGCGAGGGCGGTGATTCGCGGGCTCCGACCGGAGGCGGCGCCCGAGGTGATCAATGCACTGGTCGATGTGCGCCTGGCTCGGCAGAACGCGGCTCTTCGTCGAGAGGAGCCGCTGAAGCTCTGGGCAATCGTGGACGAGGCCGCACTTCGGCGGGTAGTCGGAAGCAAAGCTGTCATGGCCAAGCAGCTACAACAGCTCGTCACCGCCTCCAAGGAGCCACATATCACCTTGCAGGTCGTGCCGTTCGAGGCCGGCGCCCATCCGGGAGTGCTCGGCTCGTTCGTGATCCTGGAATTCCCCGTCCGGAATGATCTCGACGTGGTGTACACGGAGGCCATGACGAGTAGCCTCTATCTCGAACGGGATGACGACGTTACAGCCCACGACCAGGCGTTTGACCGACTCCGAGCAGCAGCACTTGATGTCGGGCCGTCACGGCGACTTATCGCGCGGATTGCAAAGGAAATTGAGTGA
- a CDS encoding universal stress protein produces the protein MTGTTRVIVGLSGSLSSLAALYLAVGEAARHRATLVPVAAWRPNDRDGLRPLSELEHGARRRLDIAFDQAYGGYPSGLVIRPLVVNAEPGPALVGAVTGPDDLLVLGTSARRRLDRLRRPSVARHCRQRAGCRVVEVSPSELLTRLELPARTGAPLPLLAR, from the coding sequence ATGACCGGGACCACCCGAGTGATCGTCGGCCTGAGCGGATCACTGAGCAGTCTCGCCGCCCTGTACCTCGCCGTCGGAGAGGCCGCCCGGCACAGGGCCACCCTCGTGCCGGTCGCCGCCTGGAGGCCGAACGACCGGGACGGGCTGCGGCCCCTGTCCGAGCTCGAACACGGCGCCCGGCGACGCCTCGACATCGCCTTCGACCAGGCTTACGGCGGCTACCCGTCCGGTCTGGTCATCCGCCCCCTGGTGGTCAACGCCGAACCCGGGCCCGCCCTGGTCGGCGCCGTCACCGGCCCGGACGACCTGCTCGTCCTCGGCACGTCCGCCCGCCGCCGCCTCGACCGGCTACGGCGCCCCTCGGTCGCCCGCCACTGCCGCCAGCGGGCCGGCTGCCGGGTCGTCGAGGTGTCCCCGTCCGAGCTGCTCACCCGCCTCGAACTCCCCGCCCGCACCGGCGCCCCACTCCCCCTCCTCGCCCGCTGA
- a CDS encoding carbohydrate ABC transporter permease — translation MTAAAEPAAPSVPLAEEARRTHRSARWRRTAVPYLLLAPALITFGVFKAYPILDSLLLSFTTGSGAATRDAGLANYRRLLDDPLFWTALRNTAEILVVQVPLMLGLALLMAAGINSVLVRWRAVWRLGVFMPAVTGLVATGVMFAFLLNTEHGAVNWLLDAVGLPAVDWLGRPFWARMSVVLVLTWHYTGYNAVIYLAGLQGIPKELYEAAMVDGAGPVRRFTAITVPALRPVLLFTVVLSTIGTLQLFDEPYVLTGGGPDNATLTVSMYLYQNGFRYFDFGYASAVAYALTLLVSVLGAVQMRLMGERGT, via the coding sequence ATGACCGCCGCCGCCGAGCCCGCCGCCCCGTCCGTCCCCCTTGCCGAGGAAGCCAGGCGGACGCACCGCAGCGCCCGGTGGCGCCGCACCGCCGTGCCGTACCTGCTGCTCGCTCCCGCCCTGATCACCTTCGGCGTGTTCAAGGCCTACCCGATCCTCGACTCGCTGCTGCTGTCCTTCACCACCGGCTCCGGCGCCGCCACCCGAGACGCGGGCCTCGCCAACTACCGCCGCCTGCTGGACGATCCGCTGTTCTGGACGGCCCTGCGCAACACCGCCGAGATCCTCGTCGTGCAGGTCCCGCTGATGCTCGGCCTGGCCCTGCTGATGGCCGCCGGCATCAACTCCGTCCTGGTGCGCTGGCGCGCCGTGTGGCGCCTCGGCGTCTTCATGCCCGCCGTCACCGGCCTGGTCGCCACCGGCGTGATGTTCGCCTTCCTGCTCAACACCGAGCACGGCGCCGTCAACTGGCTGCTCGACGCCGTCGGCCTGCCCGCCGTCGACTGGCTCGGCCGGCCGTTCTGGGCCCGGATGTCCGTCGTCCTGGTCCTCACCTGGCACTACACCGGCTACAACGCCGTCATCTACCTGGCCGGCCTGCAGGGCATCCCGAAGGAGCTGTACGAGGCGGCGATGGTCGACGGCGCCGGCCCCGTCCGGCGCTTCACCGCGATCACCGTCCCGGCGCTGCGCCCGGTCCTGCTGTTCACCGTGGTCCTGTCCACCATCGGCACGCTCCAACTCTTCGACGAGCCCTACGTGCTGACCGGCGGCGGCCCGGACAACGCGACCCTCACCGTCTCTATGTACCTGTACCAGAACGGCTTCCGGTACTTCGACTTCGGCTACGCCTCCGCCGTCGCGTACGCGCTCACGCTGCTCGTGTCGGTGCTCGGCGCGGTCCAGATGCGCCTGATGGGAGAGCGCGGGACGTGA